One stretch of candidate division TA06 bacterium DNA includes these proteins:
- a CDS encoding phosphate ABC transporter ATP-binding protein: MPVKIALNKFSVHYGPDPLLQEIDLVIQSNQILGVIGPSGSGKTTFLRALNRMNELQPGFTTEGQVLLDGEDIYGRDYDAVSLRKKVGMVFAMPVPLPMSIHENIIYGPKLSAGRGWKHDEAVVESSLKAAFLWDEVKDRLKTSALRLSGGQQQRLCLARILALKPEVILLDEPCSGLDPVSTAKIEEALTILKERYTVILVTNNTKQAARVADRTAFFLMGKLVEEGATQQMFTAPKDKRTSDYITGRFG; encoded by the coding sequence ATGCCAGTCAAAATAGCACTGAATAAATTTTCGGTCCATTACGGTCCGGACCCGCTTCTCCAGGAGATCGACCTGGTGATCCAGAGCAATCAGATACTGGGCGTAATCGGGCCGTCCGGCTCCGGCAAGACCACCTTTCTCCGGGCCCTGAACCGGATGAACGAACTGCAGCCCGGCTTTACCACCGAGGGCCAGGTCCTACTGGACGGGGAGGACATCTACGGCCGGGATTATGACGCGGTCAGCCTGCGCAAAAAAGTGGGAATGGTGTTTGCCATGCCGGTGCCCCTGCCCATGAGCATCCACGAGAACATAATCTACGGCCCCAAACTTTCGGCCGGCCGGGGATGGAAGCATGACGAGGCAGTGGTGGAGAGCTCCTTAAAGGCGGCTTTCTTATGGGACGAGGTTAAGGACCGTTTGAAGACTTCGGCCCTAAGGCTTTCCGGCGGCCAGCAGCAGCGGCTGTGCCTGGCCCGGATCCTGGCCCTGAAGCCGGAGGTGATCCTGCTGGACGAGCCCTGCTCCGGGCTGGACCCGGTCTCCACCGCCAAGATCGAGGAGGCCTTGACCATCTTAAAGGAAAGATATACCGTGATCCTGGTCACCAACAACACCAAGCAGGCGGCCCGGGTGGCCGACCGCACGGCCTTCTTCCTGATGGGGAAACTGGTGGAGGAGGGAGCCACCCAGCAGATGTTCACCGCTCCGAAGGACAAGCGGACCAGCGACTACATCACCGGAAGGTTCGGCTGA
- the pstA gene encoding phosphate ABC transporter permease PstA, giving the protein MKLDPKHTQKAAVAVLGSATLLTLTALVFIIVFVLQKGLPVLSWAFLTGSPQDMGRAGGIFPAIVGSVSLTVLAVLLAAPLGVGTAVYLTEYTRESRLTVLIRFGADCLAGIPSIIFGLFGFILFVTIMKMGWSLLAGSLTLALMILPTIIRTTEEAIKAVPLSYREVSYSLGATRWQTVHKVILPNALPGILTGVMLGVGRALGETAAVIFTAGSSLRMPASVFDSVRTMAVHFYLLAREGISPENAYGTAAALIIAVLSVNLLAYWMMNRMVAKRA; this is encoded by the coding sequence ATGAAACTTGATCCCAAACATACCCAGAAGGCGGCGGTGGCGGTGCTGGGATCGGCCACCTTGCTGACCCTGACCGCCCTGGTCTTCATCATCGTCTTCGTGCTTCAGAAAGGCCTGCCGGTGCTGAGCTGGGCCTTTCTGACCGGTTCGCCCCAGGACATGGGCCGGGCCGGTGGGATCTTCCCGGCCATAGTGGGCTCGGTATCCCTGACCGTGCTGGCGGTGCTGCTGGCCGCGCCCCTGGGGGTGGGTACGGCGGTCTACCTGACCGAATACACCCGGGAATCACGCCTGACCGTCCTGATCCGGTTCGGGGCCGACTGCCTGGCCGGAATACCGTCCATCATCTTCGGCCTGTTCGGCTTCATACTGTTCGTGACCATCATGAAGATGGGCTGGTCGCTTCTGGCCGGCTCGCTGACCCTGGCCCTGATGATCCTGCCCACTATCATCCGGACCACCGAGGAGGCCATCAAGGCGGTGCCGCTTTCCTACCGCGAGGTCAGCTATTCGCTGGGGGCCACCCGCTGGCAGACTGTGCACAAGGTGATCCTGCCCAATGCCCTGCCCGGGATCCTGACCGGCGTGATGCTGGGTGTGGGCAGGGCTTTGGGTGAGACGGCGGCCGTCATCTTCACCGCCGGGTCATCTCTCAGGATGCCGGCCTCTGTCTTCGATTCGGTTCGGACCATGGCGGTGCACTTCTACCTGCTGGCCCGGGAGGGCATCTCGCCCGAGAATGCCTACGGGACGGCGGCGGCCCTGATCATCGCAGTACTCTCGGTGAACCTGCTGGCCTATTGGATGATGAACCGGATGGTAGCCAAAAGAGCATAA
- a CDS encoding RNA-binding transcriptional accessory protein, producing MLSELQITQVITKELGLQPFQVSNTLELFGEGATIPFIARYRKEKTGLLDEVQIRDIRDRFDYIKELDERKAAILKSIEEQGKLTDELKAKIEACLVKQELEDLYLPYKQKRKTKGMVAKEKGLEPLALSLWLQEGSFDPQAEAERYLNPELGINSAKDALDGARYIIAELISDDAEVRKYLRETTMAKGILVSQVRDEFKEQKTKFNQYYEFKEPLKLIPSHRYLAIMRGENEEVLTAKVDPPVEEINQYLLNKFIKDRSFAQYQYLSEVIGFAYRVYLNTSIEVELRSEIKEKSDAEAIRVFAENLRNLLLAPPAGSKAIMGIDPGLRTGCKVAVVDETGKFMEYATIFPHSSASQKQEAAKTLAALAKKYKLELASIGNGTASRETDQFVREVIAEHKGIKLQPVVVSESGASVYSASDLAREEFPDLDVSVRGAISIARRLQDPLAELVKIDPKSIGVGQYQHDVNQPKLRQALHETVESCVNFVGVDLNTASYSLLSYVSGLSEAMAKNIVKYRDEQGAFKNRKELLRVTRLGPKAFEQAAGFLRIRDGADPLDNSAVHPESYPIVKQMAKDLKTKTGLLVGDPLLAGQIDLKKYVTPEVGLPTLNDILSELKKPGRDPRDKFEPANFKDGVTEIKHLKPDMMLEGVVTNVANFGAFVDIGVHQDGLVHISQLANKDVKDPKEVVKVGQRVTVRVLEIDLERKRIALSMKGNQ from the coding sequence ATGCTTAGCGAACTTCAAATAACCCAGGTCATCACCAAGGAATTGGGCCTGCAGCCTTTCCAGGTCAGCAACACTCTGGAACTTTTCGGGGAAGGGGCCACCATCCCCTTCATCGCCCGGTACCGCAAGGAGAAGACCGGCCTGCTGGACGAGGTCCAGATCCGGGATATCCGCGACCGGTTCGATTACATCAAGGAACTGGACGAGCGCAAGGCAGCCATCCTGAAAAGCATAGAGGAGCAGGGCAAACTGACCGACGAACTGAAGGCCAAGATAGAGGCCTGCCTGGTGAAGCAGGAGCTGGAGGACCTTTACCTGCCCTACAAACAGAAGCGGAAGACCAAGGGCATGGTGGCCAAGGAAAAAGGTTTGGAGCCTCTGGCCCTGTCGCTGTGGCTGCAGGAGGGAAGTTTTGACCCGCAGGCTGAGGCCGAAAGATACCTCAACCCGGAACTGGGGATCAACAGCGCCAAGGATGCCCTGGACGGGGCCCGGTACATCATAGCCGAGCTGATCTCCGACGACGCCGAGGTCCGCAAATATCTGCGGGAGACCACTATGGCCAAGGGGATCCTGGTCTCCCAGGTCAGGGACGAGTTCAAGGAACAGAAGACCAAGTTCAACCAGTACTACGAATTCAAGGAGCCGCTTAAGCTGATCCCCTCCCACCGCTATCTGGCCATCATGCGGGGGGAGAACGAGGAAGTGCTGACCGCCAAGGTGGATCCCCCGGTGGAAGAGATCAACCAGTATCTGCTCAACAAATTCATCAAGGACAGATCCTTTGCCCAGTACCAGTATTTGAGCGAGGTGATAGGCTTTGCCTACCGGGTTTACCTGAACACCTCCATCGAGGTGGAACTGCGGTCGGAGATCAAGGAAAAGTCCGACGCCGAGGCCATCCGGGTGTTCGCCGAGAATCTCAGGAACCTGCTGCTGGCCCCGCCGGCCGGCTCCAAGGCCATCATGGGGATAGACCCCGGACTGCGCACCGGCTGCAAGGTCGCAGTGGTGGACGAGACCGGAAAATTCATGGAATACGCCACCATCTTCCCCCACAGTTCGGCCTCCCAAAAACAGGAAGCGGCCAAGACCCTGGCGGCCCTGGCCAAGAAATACAAGCTGGAGCTGGCTTCCATCGGCAACGGCACCGCCTCCCGGGAGACCGACCAGTTCGTACGGGAGGTGATCGCGGAGCACAAGGGGATCAAGCTGCAGCCGGTGGTGGTCAGCGAATCCGGGGCCTCGGTCTACTCGGCCTCGGACCTGGCCCGGGAGGAGTTCCCGGACCTGGATGTCTCGGTCCGCGGCGCCATCTCCATCGCCCGGAGGCTGCAAGACCCGCTGGCCGAGCTTGTGAAGATAGACCCAAAATCCATCGGAGTGGGCCAGTACCAGCACGACGTCAACCAGCCCAAGCTCCGGCAGGCTCTGCACGAGACGGTGGAATCCTGCGTCAACTTCGTTGGCGTAGACCTGAACACAGCCTCCTATTCGCTGCTGTCCTACGTTTCCGGCCTAAGCGAGGCCATGGCCAAGAACATCGTCAAATACCGGGACGAGCAGGGCGCCTTCAAGAACCGGAAGGAACTTCTCAGAGTGACTAGGCTGGGGCCAAAAGCCTTTGAGCAGGCGGCGGGATTTTTAAGGATCCGGGACGGGGCCGACCCGCTGGACAATTCGGCCGTCCATCCCGAAAGCTATCCCATCGTCAAGCAGATGGCCAAGGATCTTAAAACCAAGACCGGACTGCTGGTGGGCGATCCCCTGCTGGCCGGGCAGATCGACCTGAAAAAATACGTCACTCCGGAGGTCGGACTGCCCACCCTGAACGACATCCTGTCCGAGCTGAAAAAACCGGGGCGAGATCCCCGGGACAAGTTCGAGCCGGCCAACTTCAAGGACGGGGTCACCGAGATCAAGCACCTAAAACCCGACATGATGCTGGAGGGGGTGGTGACCAACGTGGCCAATTTCGGGGCCTTCGTGGACATCGGGGTCCATCAGGACGGGCTGGTGCACATCTCGCAGCTGGCCAACAAAGACGTGAAGGATCCCAAGGAAGTGGTCAAGGTGGGCCAGCGGGTGACGGTCAGGGTGCTGGAGATAGACCTGGAGCGCAAGCGGATAGCCCTGTCAATGAAGGGAAATCAATAA
- the phoU gene encoding phosphate signaling complex protein PhoU, which yields MEQRHFDRELLELKEKLLLMAAKVEQLIKQSIESLMKKDAVLAQSLFDLDKEVDRLEIEIEEDAIALIARHQPAAGDLRFLIGAIKINNDLERISDHGVNIAQSAIRLAAQPELKPLIDIPRMAELSIGMLKDSLDSFVNNDPDKARAVCKSDDQVDDLKDQIFRELLTYMMEKQDSIGRAMDLILVSRNLERVADLSTNISEEEIYISEAKIVKHNVQKGK from the coding sequence ATGGAACAAAGACATTTTGACCGGGAGCTTTTGGAGCTTAAGGAAAAGCTGTTGTTGATGGCGGCCAAGGTGGAGCAGCTGATCAAGCAGTCCATAGAGTCCCTGATGAAGAAGGATGCGGTGCTGGCCCAGTCGCTTTTTGACCTGGACAAGGAAGTGGACAGGCTGGAGATCGAGATAGAAGAGGACGCCATCGCACTTATCGCCCGGCACCAGCCGGCGGCCGGGGACCTTCGCTTTTTGATCGGGGCCATCAAGATCAACAACGACCTGGAGCGGATCAGCGACCACGGGGTGAACATCGCCCAGAGCGCCATCCGGCTGGCGGCCCAGCCGGAGTTGAAGCCCCTGATCGACATCCCGCGGATGGCCGAGCTTTCCATCGGCATGCTCAAGGACAGCCTGGACAGCTTCGTCAACAACGACCCGGACAAGGCCCGGGCGGTCTGCAAAAGCGACGACCAGGTGGACGACCTGAAGGACCAGATATTCAGGGAACTGCTGACATATATGATGGAGAAGCAGGACTCCATCGGCCGGGCCATGGACCTGATCCTGGTCAGCCGGAACCTGGAACGGGTGGCCGATCTTTCCACCAACATCAGCGAGGAGGAGATCTACATCTCCGAGGCCAAGATCGTAAAGCATAATGTTCAGAAGGGGAAATGA
- a CDS encoding NAD(P)/FAD-dependent oxidoreductase, whose translation MSKIIIIGAGLGGLTAGNLLIRKGHQTTILESHTAPGGYVAGFRRQGFYFESGTLSFESLPTVQKAMKQLGVLDKIEIVPQQTRFVSDRFDITTSETFAGFKQAILAAYPEHQQNLRRYFSEVDKLIMAIEPFMLPDPPWTSYLRGAAAGAEVLLKYSRTNLGDFTAKYFERDSELFRLFKNFGYPDMSALILGGAIISIFSDYWTIKGGMQSWADALAQSFTGLGGELKLGTPVEKIITEKGRAVGVISQGASHRADHVISACDYKNTFLKLLDDQSLIPDRQLKKIKSTQVSEGIFTVYLGLSIDNRKLAEYMKIPHVSLFDEQPGADVRNPNDPDFFKKSSISLYSPSLINPELAPAGKSCLMLQMVCPHRWMDNWGGGDREKYQNLKDQVSQTLMNKARKLIPDLEKLIEFKGAATPLTYQRYTGNTDGATSSWSWNPKNKFHKSILGTFVETPVKNLLIGSCWAMQIGGIPGAISAAQKCAKRIK comes from the coding sequence ATGAGCAAAATAATAATCATCGGAGCGGGCCTGGGCGGGCTGACCGCCGGCAACCTGCTGATCCGGAAAGGCCACCAGACCACGATCCTTGAATCCCATACTGCTCCGGGAGGTTATGTGGCGGGTTTCCGGCGCCAGGGTTTTTATTTTGAAAGCGGTACCCTCTCCTTTGAATCGCTTCCCACGGTGCAGAAGGCGATGAAACAATTGGGGGTGCTGGACAAGATCGAGATCGTTCCCCAGCAAACCCGTTTCGTGTCCGACCGTTTCGACATCACCACTTCCGAGACCTTCGCCGGTTTTAAGCAGGCCATTCTCGCCGCTTATCCCGAGCACCAGCAGAACCTGAGGCGGTATTTTTCCGAAGTGGACAAGCTGATCATGGCCATCGAGCCCTTCATGCTCCCAGACCCGCCCTGGACCTCGTATCTCCGGGGGGCGGCGGCCGGGGCGGAGGTGCTGCTTAAATACAGCCGGACCAATCTGGGCGATTTCACCGCAAAATATTTTGAACGCGACAGCGAACTTTTCCGGCTGTTCAAGAATTTCGGATATCCCGACATGAGCGCCCTGATCCTGGGCGGGGCCATCATCAGCATCTTTTCCGATTACTGGACGATCAAGGGCGGCATGCAGTCCTGGGCCGACGCCCTGGCTCAAAGTTTCACCGGGTTGGGCGGCGAGTTGAAACTGGGAACTCCGGTGGAAAAGATAATCACCGAAAAGGGCCGGGCGGTAGGAGTGATATCGCAGGGAGCCAGCCATCGGGCCGACCATGTGATCTCGGCCTGCGATTACAAGAACACTTTCCTTAAATTGCTGGACGACCAATCACTGATCCCCGACCGCCAATTGAAAAAGATCAAGAGTACCCAAGTCTCCGAAGGGATATTCACCGTTTATCTGGGACTGTCCATAGACAACCGGAAGCTGGCCGAATATATGAAGATCCCCCACGTCTCGCTGTTTGACGAGCAGCCCGGGGCCGACGTCCGCAATCCCAACGATCCTGACTTCTTCAAGAAATCATCGATCAGCCTTTATTCCCCGTCGCTGATAAACCCCGAACTGGCCCCGGCCGGGAAATCCTGCCTGATGCTGCAGATGGTCTGCCCCCACCGCTGGATGGACAACTGGGGCGGCGGAGACAGGGAGAAATACCAAAACCTTAAGGACCAGGTAAGCCAGACCCTGATGAACAAGGCCCGGAAACTGATCCCGGACCTGGAAAAACTGATCGAGTTCAAAGGAGCGGCCACCCCGCTGACATACCAGCGCTACACCGGCAACACAGACGGGGCCACTTCATCTTGGAGCTGGAATCCCAAGAACAAATTCCACAAAAGCATCCTGGGGACATTTGTGGAAACGCCGGTGAAAAACCTGCTGATAGGTTCCTGCTGGGCCATGCAGATAGGAGGGATCCCCGGGGCCATCAGCGCCGCCCAGAAATGCGCCAAGAGGATCAAATAA
- the pstB gene encoding phosphate ABC transporter ATP-binding protein, with protein sequence MDLKIEIKDLDLFYGSFQALKAVSMPVYDRQITALIGPSGCGKSTLLRSLNRMNDLISEVRIKGLALLDGVNIYDRNTDVELLRKRVGMVFQRPNPFPLSIYENVVYGLKVAGTNDKSTLDQTAEKSLKAAWLWDQLKDKLHQPAISLPLDQQQRLCLARLLAVEPEVILMDEPCSSLDPIATAKVEELMLELKKDYTIVIVTHNMQQAARVSDFSGYMLLGQMIEFGETKTLFTNPAQKLTEDYITGRFG encoded by the coding sequence ATGGATCTAAAAATTGAAATAAAGGACCTGGACCTTTTCTACGGCAGTTTCCAGGCGCTGAAGGCAGTTTCCATGCCGGTCTATGACCGGCAGATCACCGCTTTGATCGGCCCTTCCGGCTGCGGGAAGTCCACCCTGCTCCGTTCCCTGAACCGGATGAACGACCTGATCTCCGAGGTCAGGATCAAGGGCCTGGCCCTGCTGGACGGGGTCAACATCTATGACCGGAACACCGATGTGGAACTTCTCCGGAAGAGGGTGGGAATGGTCTTTCAGCGGCCCAACCCCTTCCCGCTGTCGATCTACGAGAACGTGGTCTACGGCTTAAAGGTGGCCGGAACGAACGATAAAAGTACCCTGGACCAGACGGCGGAAAAAAGCCTGAAGGCCGCCTGGCTTTGGGACCAGCTCAAGGACAAACTACATCAGCCGGCGATCTCCCTTCCCCTGGACCAGCAGCAGCGGCTGTGCCTGGCCCGGTTGCTGGCGGTGGAGCCGGAGGTGATCCTGATGGACGAGCCCTGCTCCTCCCTGGACCCAATCGCCACCGCCAAGGTGGAGGAGCTGATGCTGGAACTGAAAAAGGATTACACCATCGTCATTGTCACCCATAACATGCAGCAGGCGGCCCGGGTCTCGGATTTCTCGGGATACATGCTGCTGGGGCAGATGATTGAGTTCGGGGAGACCAAGACGCTGTTCACCAATCCAGCGCAGAAGCTGACAGAGGATTACATCACCGGAAGGTTCGGATAA
- a CDS encoding inorganic phosphate transporter, whose product MLPLIIFLILLALFFDFLNGFHDSANSIATIVSTRVLSPRHAVLWAAFFNFVAFLIFKTHVASTISKGIVSLGTIDSAVIFATLVGACLWDLITWYFGLPTSSSHALMGGLIGAALLKTGAESLIWSGILKTVAFIFISPLLGMALGLLNGVAVHWLFRRAVPSKVDQFFRKGQLVSAAFYSLGHGGNDAQKTMGIIAGLMVSAGYMAKDFNEIPLWIVLACHSAIAIGTMFGGWRIVKTMGQKVAKLRPVDGFCAEFGAATSLFISSALGVPVSTTHTITGAIMGVGSLKRMSAVRWGVAGQIVWAWVLTIPCSALISGVVYFIIKKAGI is encoded by the coding sequence ATGCTGCCGCTTATAATATTTTTGATATTGTTGGCCTTGTTCTTTGATTTTTTGAACGGTTTCCACGACTCGGCCAACTCGATCGCCACCATTGTTTCCACCAGAGTGCTTTCGCCGCGCCATGCGGTGCTCTGGGCAGCTTTTTTCAATTTTGTCGCTTTCCTGATATTCAAGACCCATGTAGCCAGCACCATCAGCAAGGGGATCGTGAGCCTGGGGACCATAGATTCCGCAGTGATCTTTGCCACTTTGGTGGGGGCCTGCCTGTGGGACCTGATTACCTGGTATTTTGGCCTGCCCACCAGTTCCTCCCACGCTTTGATGGGCGGCCTGATAGGAGCTGCCCTCCTTAAGACCGGCGCGGAGTCGCTGATTTGGTCTGGCATATTAAAAACAGTGGCTTTCATCTTTATTTCGCCATTATTGGGTATGGCCCTGGGGCTATTGAACGGAGTGGCTGTACACTGGTTATTCCGCCGGGCGGTGCCCAGCAAGGTGGACCAATTTTTCCGAAAAGGGCAGCTGGTTTCAGCCGCATTCTATAGCCTGGGCCACGGCGGCAACGATGCCCAGAAAACCATGGGCATCATTGCCGGGTTAATGGTCAGCGCAGGCTACATGGCGAAGGATTTTAATGAAATACCGCTTTGGATAGTGCTGGCCTGTCATTCGGCCATCGCCATAGGCACCATGTTCGGCGGCTGGCGGATAGTGAAGACCATGGGGCAGAAGGTGGCCAAGTTGCGCCCGGTGGACGGTTTCTGCGCCGAGTTTGGCGCCGCCACATCGTTGTTCATCTCCTCGGCCCTGGGCGTTCCGGTCAGCACCACCCACACCATCACCGGAGCCATAATGGGAGTGGGCTCGCTTAAACGTATGTCGGCGGTACGTTGGGGAGTAGCCGGCCAAATAGTATGGGCTTGGGTTCTGACCATTCCCTGTTCGGCCCTGATCTCTGGGGTGGTATACTTCATAATCAAAAAGGCGGGAATCTAA
- a CDS encoding phosphate ABC transporter substrate-binding protein — protein sequence MIKLLRSPLMVLVTAVLILGCGKNKQSITLAGSTAFQPFAEKLAEQYMAANPGASITVQGGGSAVGIQSALSGAAQIGMADLVNLPPEARELNATIVARDGIAVVINPANKVKDLTLDQLRDIFNGKIKNWKAVGGADKDITVVSREAGSGTRTSFEEIVTGIDLSGNALIQDSNGTIRETVANDAGAIGYLSHGLLNEKIKAVLLDGQECTTEKIMAQKYKLVRPIFLLTKAQPGAEVQSVIDYILSAEGQQTIQQNGLIPAK from the coding sequence ATGATTAAACTGCTTAGGTCACCATTGATGGTGCTGGTAACTGCAGTCCTGATATTAGGCTGCGGCAAGAATAAACAATCCATCACCCTGGCCGGCTCCACCGCTTTCCAGCCCTTCGCCGAGAAACTGGCCGAGCAGTACATGGCGGCCAATCCCGGGGCTTCGATCACGGTCCAGGGCGGCGGCTCGGCAGTTGGCATCCAGTCGGCCCTTTCCGGGGCGGCCCAGATAGGGATGGCCGACCTGGTGAACCTGCCCCCGGAAGCCAGGGAACTCAACGCCACCATAGTGGCCAGGGACGGCATAGCGGTGGTGATAAACCCGGCCAATAAAGTGAAAGATCTTACCCTCGACCAGCTTCGGGACATCTTCAACGGAAAGATCAAGAACTGGAAGGCAGTCGGAGGGGCGGACAAGGACATCACCGTGGTCTCGCGCGAGGCCGGCTCCGGCACCAGGACATCGTTTGAAGAGATAGTGACCGGGATAGACCTAAGCGGGAACGCCCTGATCCAGGACTCCAACGGGACCATCCGGGAAACAGTGGCCAACGACGCCGGAGCCATAGGCTACCTTTCCCACGGGCTGTTGAACGAGAAGATCAAAGCAGTTCTTTTGGATGGACAGGAATGCACAACAGAAAAGATCATGGCTCAGAAATATAAGCTGGTGCGGCCGATATTCCTCTTGACCAAGGCTCAGCCCGGAGCCGAGGTTCAAAGCGTGATAGATTACATCCTTTCTGCCGAGGGACAGCAGACCATCCAGCAGAACGGACTGATCCCGGCCAAGTGA
- the pstC gene encoding phosphate ABC transporter permease subunit PstC, which yields MPVNSEKIMQQLLLAVAFSALSALLLIAVFIISQGLPFIFRYGLGEFLFSSQWNPQAGKFGIFPMVVSTLWVTLGAMAIGAPLGVAGAVFLTEFVPRTVMRIIKPAIELLAGIPSVVYGFIGVMVLAPLIRDHLGGPGLSLLAGSIILGIMILPTIISISIDSIMAVPKSYREGSLALGATVWQTVRMVTLPAARSGIAASIILAMGRAIGETMAVIMVTGNSVKIPGSALEPVRTLTANIALEMGYATGMHRQALFATGVVLFVVIMILNFSASYVMRQRKARR from the coding sequence ATGCCGGTTAACAGCGAAAAAATAATGCAGCAACTGCTGCTGGCCGTGGCCTTCTCGGCCCTTTCGGCCCTGCTGCTGATCGCCGTTTTTATCATCAGCCAGGGGCTTCCCTTCATTTTCAGGTACGGGTTAGGGGAATTCCTGTTCTCTTCCCAGTGGAATCCCCAGGCCGGAAAATTTGGCATCTTTCCCATGGTGGTTTCCACCCTGTGGGTCACTTTGGGGGCCATGGCCATTGGGGCGCCGCTGGGGGTGGCCGGGGCGGTGTTCCTGACCGAGTTCGTGCCCCGGACGGTGATGCGGATAATAAAGCCGGCCATAGAACTGCTGGCCGGGATACCATCGGTGGTCTACGGCTTCATCGGGGTGATGGTGCTGGCCCCGCTGATCCGGGACCATCTGGGCGGCCCGGGCCTTTCGCTTTTGGCTGGCTCCATCATCCTGGGAATAATGATCCTGCCCACCATCATCAGCATCTCCATCGATTCCATCATGGCGGTGCCCAAAAGCTACCGGGAAGGGTCCCTGGCCCTGGGGGCTACGGTCTGGCAGACGGTGCGGATGGTGACCCTGCCGGCCGCCCGGTCCGGCATCGCGGCCAGCATCATCCTGGCCATGGGGCGGGCCATCGGCGAGACCATGGCGGTGATCATGGTCACCGGCAACTCCGTCAAGATCCCGGGCTCGGCCCTGGAGCCGGTGCGGACCCTGACCGCCAACATCGCCCTGGAGATGGGCTATGCCACCGGAATGCACCGCCAGGCCCTGTTCGCCACCGGGGTGGTGCTGTTTGTGGTGATCATGATCCTCAATTTCAGCGCCAGTTATGTGATGAGGCAGAGAAAGGCCCGCCGATGA